In one window of Chloroflexota bacterium DNA:
- a CDS encoding AAA family ATPase has product MPEMKQIVDDLDAFLAALPQRIRQPLAQDAELHDLLEVVMDLGRPPEARFPHREVVLSPGEVTEEDIGFVTSRISPFSGDNRAGIERTLHRISAVRNRQGKVVGLTLRVGRAVFGTIRIIGDLIQTGKSLLLLGRPGVGKTTMLREVARVLADDFKKRVVIVDTSNEIAGDGDIPHPAIGHARRMQVPSPTLQHAVMIEAVENHMPEVIVIDEIGTELEAQAARTIAERGVQLVATAHGNTLENLILNPVLADLVGGIESVTLGDEEARRRGTQKSILERKAPPTFDIVVEIQDRDRVAVHPTVGEAVDAILRGRKVSPEARYIDEKGEMRREQAPVSHPTPGPLPTGGKEKPLRLLPYGISRSRLEQAIREGRSPVSLEGDLERADLLVTSKAHYRRKPPVMKEAEEKGLPIYVLKSNTTYQMRQFLSAISAAEVGPVERALKEAEEAAQKVLGGEREVELSPQSSYIRRLQHQLAERYGLASSSSGQEPLRRVHIFQGAA; this is encoded by the coding sequence ATGCCTGAGATGAAGCAGATTGTTGACGACCTGGATGCCTTCCTGGCCGCCCTGCCGCAGCGAATCAGGCAGCCCCTGGCCCAGGACGCCGAACTCCACGACCTCCTGGAGGTCGTCATGGACCTGGGCCGCCCCCCCGAGGCCCGCTTCCCCCACCGGGAGGTCGTCCTCTCACCCGGGGAGGTGACCGAGGAGGATATAGGATTCGTAACCTCCCGGATAAGCCCTTTCAGCGGGGACAACCGGGCAGGGATTGAGCGGACATTGCACCGCATCTCCGCCGTCCGCAACCGCCAGGGCAAGGTTGTAGGCCTGACCCTGAGAGTAGGGCGGGCGGTCTTCGGCACCATCAGGATAATCGGCGACCTCATTCAGACAGGCAAGAGCCTCCTCCTTCTGGGGAGGCCGGGGGTGGGCAAGACCACCATGCTCCGGGAGGTGGCCCGGGTCCTGGCAGATGACTTCAAGAAGCGGGTGGTGATTGTGGACACCTCCAACGAGATAGCTGGGGACGGGGATATCCCCCACCCCGCCATAGGCCACGCCCGCCGCATGCAGGTCCCCTCCCCCACCCTCCAGCACGCCGTGATGATAGAGGCGGTGGAAAACCACATGCCCGAGGTAATAGTCATTGACGAGATAGGCACCGAGCTGGAGGCACAGGCTGCCCGCACCATCGCCGAAAGGGGGGTGCAACTGGTGGCCACCGCCCACGGCAATACCCTGGAGAACCTCATCCTCAACCCAGTCCTCGCCGACCTGGTGGGGGGCATCGAGTCGGTTACCCTGGGGGACGAGGAGGCCCGGAGGCGGGGGACCCAGAAGTCCATCCTGGAACGCAAGGCCCCCCCCACCTTTGACATCGTGGTGGAAATCCAGGACCGGGACCGGGTGGCCGTCCACCCCACTGTGGGGGAGGCAGTGGACGCCATCCTCCGGGGGAGAAAGGTCTCCCCCGAGGCACGCTACATAGATGAGAAGGGGGAGATGAGGCGGGAGCAGGCCCCTGTCTCCCACCCCACCCCCGGCCCCTTGCCCACAGGGGGGAAGGAAAAGCCCCTGCGCCTTCTGCCCTACGGGATAAGCCGTTCCCGGCTGGAACAGGCAATAAGGGAAGGGCGGTCCCCGGTGAGCCTGGAGGGGGACCTGGAAAGGGCAGACCTCCTGGTCACCTCCAAGGCCCACTACAGGAGAAAACCCCCTGTCATGAAGGAGGCGGAGGAGAAGGGCCTTCCCATCTATGTCCTCAAGTCCAACACCACCTACCAGATGCGCCAGTTCCTCTCCGCCATCAGCGCCGCCGAGGTGGGCCCGGTGGAAAGGGCCCTCAAGGAGGCCGAGGAGGCGGCCCAGAAGGTGCTGGGCGGGGAGAGGGAGGTAGAGCTCTCCCCCCAGTCCTCCTATATCCGGCGGCTCCAGCACCAGCTGGCCGAGCGCTATGGCCTGGCCTCCTCCTCCTCCGGCCAGGAGCCCCTGCGCCGGGTCCACATCTTCCAGGGAGCAGCCTGA
- the pdxT gene encoding pyridoxal 5'-phosphate synthase glutaminase subunit PdxT translates to MVVAKKIGVLALQGDFQEHLQVLERLKAEGREVRLPRELEGLDAIIIPGGESTTISRLMADFALLEPLRKLVGEGLPLLGTCAGLILMARKATDLALETLRVLDIEVKRNAFGRQVDSFETELAIPALGDAPFPAVFIRAPIIERLGPGVEALARLPEGWPVVIRQKNLLACAFHPELSRDLRLHAYFLSMLSQ, encoded by the coding sequence GTGGTAGTGGCCAAGAAGATAGGCGTACTGGCCCTCCAGGGGGACTTCCAGGAGCACCTCCAGGTCTTGGAGCGCCTCAAGGCCGAAGGCCGGGAGGTGAGGCTGCCGCGGGAGCTGGAGGGCCTGGACGCTATCATCATTCCCGGGGGGGAGAGCACCACCATCAGCCGGCTTATGGCCGACTTTGCCCTCCTGGAGCCGCTGAGGAAGCTGGTGGGGGAGGGATTGCCCCTCCTGGGCACCTGTGCCGGCCTTATCCTTATGGCCAGGAAGGCCACCGACCTGGCCCTGGAGACCCTGAGGGTGCTGGATATTGAGGTCAAGAGGAACGCCTTTGGCCGGCAGGTGGACAGCTTTGAGACGGAGCTTGCCATCCCTGCCCTGGGAGATGCCCCCTTCCCCGCAGTGTTTATCCGGGCACCCATTATCGAAAGGCTGGGGCCGGGGGTGGAGGCCCTGGCCCGCCTTCCCGAGGGGTGGCCGGTAGTCATAAGGCAGAAGAACCTCCTGGCCTGCGCCTTCCACCCGGAGCTCTCCAGGGACCTCCGCCTGCACGCCTACTTCTTGAGTATGCTGTCCCAGTAA